Proteins from a genomic interval of Prochlorothrix hollandica PCC 9006 = CALU 1027:
- the dapA gene encoding 4-hydroxy-tetrahydrodipicolinate synthase codes for MTFGRVLTAMITPFHPDGAVNYGVAEQLAAHLADQGTDTVVVCGTTGESPTLTWAEEEELFKVVQRAVAGRAKVMAGTGSNSTQEAIEATRAAAKLGLEGSLQVVPYYNKPPQEGLYQHFQAIARACPDLPLMLYNVPGRTSCNLLPETVARLAEIPNIVAIKEASGNLDQASTVRRLTPSDFGLYSGDDSLTLPMLAVGASGVVSVASHLVGDRLQSMIQAFEQGKTTTATQLHLDLLPLFQVLFVTANPIPVKTALTLQGWDVGNLRLPLVAMPDDLRQQLQQVMENLGLLG; via the coding sequence ATGACCTTTGGACGAGTTTTGACCGCCATGATTACCCCCTTTCACCCCGATGGCGCGGTGAACTATGGGGTTGCAGAACAACTCGCCGCCCACCTGGCTGACCAGGGTACCGATACAGTGGTGGTCTGTGGCACCACCGGAGAATCCCCCACCTTAACCTGGGCTGAAGAAGAGGAATTATTCAAAGTCGTTCAACGGGCGGTGGCAGGGCGGGCCAAGGTCATGGCGGGCACCGGTTCCAATTCAACCCAGGAGGCGATCGAGGCAACCCGTGCCGCTGCTAAATTGGGCCTGGAGGGATCCTTGCAAGTCGTCCCCTACTACAATAAGCCCCCCCAAGAAGGTCTGTACCAGCATTTCCAGGCCATTGCCCGCGCTTGTCCTGACTTGCCCCTGATGCTGTATAACGTCCCCGGGCGCACCAGTTGTAACCTGCTGCCGGAAACCGTGGCCCGCTTGGCAGAAATCCCCAATATTGTGGCCATTAAGGAAGCCAGCGGTAACCTGGATCAAGCCAGTACGGTACGCCGCCTCACCCCTTCAGACTTTGGGCTGTATAGTGGAGATGACTCCCTAACCCTGCCCATGTTGGCGGTGGGGGCATCAGGCGTAGTCAGTGTCGCTAGTCATTTGGTGGGCGATCGCCTACAATCAATGATTCAAGCCTTTGAACAAGGCAAAACCACCACGGCAACCCAACTCCACCTCGACCTACTGCCCTTGTTTCAGGTTCTCTTTGTGACCGCCAACCCCATACCTGTCAAAACGGCCCTGACGTTGCAAGGGTGGGATGTGGGTAACCTGCGGTTGCCCCTAGTGGCAATGCCTGATGATTTACGGCAACAATTGCAGCAGGTCATGGAAAATCTAGGTCTGTTAGGCTAA
- a CDS encoding ABC transporter ATP-binding protein: protein MTPSLATPRPKESDWRLFLRLVPYARKSGRLLAISLVLLVPLAFAGAIQPILVGEAVSLIRRESTVSWLMDRPLQQGLNLLSLLLAATIGVRLAFRGVQGYLVQEVGQQITAAIRNDLFDHVTALAVRFYDRTPVGKLITRLTSDVEALGDVFSTGAIGIVSDILSLLIVTVAMFSLQWKLASLLVLILVPVTGLILYLQHQYRKANYKAREELSQLNSALQENILGIGVVQIFRRERFNSEQFRRTNYRYMGAVDKTIFHDSAISATLEWISLVAIAGVLWLGGWLVEGQSLNLGTLTSFILFSQRVFDPLRQLAEKFTAIQSGLTAVERIADLLNEPIEIQDPHQHQAQTLAAPTLTLGSPHTPSGEICFKQVSLAYKPGEYVLHDLNFTIHPGEKVALVGPTGAGKSSIIRLLCRLYEATEGQILIDGLNVRDLAQGDLRRYLGVILQDGFLFAGDVKGNIALGESYSLDQIRAAAASMNVDQFIDQLPQAYDTELRQRGTNLSVGEKQLLAFARVAVRDPKILVLDEATANLDVGTESLVQKALDRLLVNRTAIIIAHRLSTIRNVDRILVLKQGRLVESGSHSQLLAQGGLYASLYQLQMLGQ from the coding sequence GTGACTCCCAGCTTAGCAACTCCCCGTCCCAAGGAAAGTGACTGGCGTTTGTTCTTGCGCCTGGTGCCCTATGCCCGCAAAAGTGGCCGCTTACTAGCTATTTCCTTGGTTCTTCTCGTCCCCCTGGCCTTTGCAGGAGCCATACAACCGATCCTGGTGGGAGAGGCTGTGTCCCTGATTCGGCGGGAGTCTACCGTGTCCTGGCTGATGGATCGCCCCCTGCAACAGGGTCTCAACCTCCTGAGCCTGTTACTGGCCGCCACCATTGGGGTGCGCCTAGCCTTTCGGGGGGTGCAGGGCTACCTCGTGCAGGAGGTGGGGCAACAAATCACCGCCGCCATTCGCAATGACCTGTTTGACCATGTGACAGCCCTAGCGGTGCGGTTTTACGATCGCACCCCCGTCGGCAAGCTCATCACCCGTCTCACCAGTGATGTGGAAGCCCTGGGGGATGTCTTTTCCACGGGGGCGATCGGCATTGTCAGCGATATTTTATCCCTGCTGATTGTGACGGTGGCCATGTTTTCCCTGCAATGGAAACTTGCGTCATTGTTGGTTTTGATTTTGGTGCCCGTGACCGGTCTGATTCTTTATTTACAACACCAATATCGCAAAGCCAACTACAAAGCACGGGAAGAACTATCCCAACTTAACTCTGCCCTGCAAGAGAATATTTTAGGCATTGGGGTGGTGCAGATCTTCCGCCGTGAACGGTTTAATTCCGAACAGTTTCGCAGGACAAACTACCGCTATATGGGGGCGGTGGATAAAACTATTTTCCATGACTCGGCTATTTCCGCCACGTTGGAATGGATTTCCTTGGTGGCCATTGCTGGGGTTCTCTGGTTGGGGGGATGGTTAGTGGAAGGCCAAAGCTTGAATCTGGGGACGTTAACCTCTTTTATTCTGTTTTCCCAGCGGGTTTTTGATCCCCTGCGGCAACTGGCCGAGAAATTCACCGCCATCCAGTCAGGATTAACGGCGGTGGAACGCATTGCCGATTTACTCAATGAGCCGATCGAAATCCAAGATCCCCACCAACACCAGGCCCAAACCTTGGCTGCGCCTACCCTGACCCTCGGCTCCCCCCACACCCCATCGGGGGAAATTTGCTTTAAGCAGGTGAGCTTGGCCTATAAACCGGGGGAATATGTCCTCCACGATTTAAACTTCACCATTCACCCCGGCGAAAAGGTGGCCCTGGTGGGACCGACGGGAGCCGGCAAAAGTTCTATTATTCGTCTCCTCTGCCGCCTCTATGAAGCCACCGAGGGCCAGATTTTAATTGATGGCTTAAATGTGCGGGATTTAGCCCAAGGGGATCTGCGGCGGTATTTAGGGGTGATTTTGCAGGATGGTTTCCTGTTTGCCGGGGATGTGAAAGGGAACATTGCCCTGGGCGAGTCCTATAGCCTGGATCAAATCCGGGCTGCTGCGGCAAGCATGAACGTTGATCAGTTTATTGATCAGTTGCCCCAAGCCTACGACACCGAGTTACGCCAGCGGGGCACTAATCTCTCGGTGGGGGAAAAACAGTTGCTGGCCTTCGCGCGGGTTGCCGTGCGGGATCCTAAGATTTTGGTGTTGGATGAGGCGACGGCTAACCTGGATGTGGGGACGGAAAGCTTGGTGCAGAAAGCCCTCGATCGCCTGCTGGTGAACCGCACCGCCATTATCATTGCCCACCGCCTCTCCACCATTCGCAATGTCGATCGCATTCTGGTGTTGAAACAGGGCCGTTTGGTGGAGTCTGGCAGCCATAGCCAACTCCTGGCCCAGGGCGGTCTCTATGCCAGTCTCTATCAGTTACAAATGCTGGGGCAATAG
- a CDS encoding pentapeptide repeat-containing protein, which yields MNISQLLGCYAQGQRDFPNFCCSHCDLSEVNLTGIRLKNAQIICANLSLSQLGQVNLTGANLSGSNLWRANLRDAVLVGAQLGGAVLIRTTLVQANLQNASLGRAELRLAQLQGADLRGANLREADLRYADLRGADLRGAQCQGVDLTCARLAGAQLEGADFHHAVFDRVNFDTDSLHPYCSSPEMAIVTPAIVAPAIVTPAIVCG from the coding sequence ATGAACATTAGCCAGCTTTTAGGTTGTTATGCCCAAGGTCAGCGGGATTTCCCCAATTTTTGTTGCTCCCACTGTGACCTAAGTGAAGTCAACTTAACGGGAATTAGGCTGAAAAACGCCCAGATTATCTGTGCCAATCTCAGTTTGAGCCAATTGGGGCAGGTCAACTTGACTGGGGCAAATCTGTCGGGATCCAACCTTTGGCGGGCTAACCTGAGGGATGCGGTGTTGGTGGGTGCCCAGTTAGGGGGGGCGGTGTTGATCCGTACAACCTTGGTGCAGGCTAATCTCCAGAATGCCAGCCTAGGGCGGGCAGAATTGCGTTTGGCCCAGCTTCAGGGGGCGGACTTACGGGGTGCCAACTTACGGGAGGCAGATTTGCGCTATGCCGACTTACGGGGTGCGGACTTGCGGGGTGCCCAGTGCCAAGGGGTAGACTTGACCTGCGCTCGCTTAGCGGGTGCCCAACTGGAGGGGGCTGATTTCCACCATGCCGTGTTCGATCGCGTCAACTTCGATACTGATTCCCTCCATCCCTACTGTTCAAGCCCTGAAATGGCGATCGTGACCCCGGCGATCGTTGCTCCGGCGATCGTGACCCCGGCGATCGTCTGCGGATGA
- a CDS encoding DUF4277 domain-containing protein, with amino-acid sequence MNLKEQEIDVKDIDHLGIIAGIMDEMDLVGLIDQLIPPHSLEKISVGIAVKAMVLNCMGFLTSPFYLFSQFFEGKAVEHLLGEGIKAEHLNESRLGRTLDEIFKY; translated from the coding sequence ATGAACTTAAAAGAACAAGAGATCGATGTCAAAGACATTGACCATTTAGGAATAATAGCAGGAATCATGGACGAAATGGATTTGGTTGGCTTAATCGACCAGCTAATTCCTCCCCATTCCCTCGAAAAGATTAGTGTTGGCATTGCCGTCAAAGCAATGGTCTTAAATTGCATGGGCTTTCTGACCAGCCCATTTTATCTATTCTCCCAATTTTTCGAGGGGAAAGCCGTTGAACACTTACTCGGAGAAGGAATTAAAGCAGAACACCTCAATGAGAGTCGTTTAGGGAGAACCTTAGATGAAATCTTTAAGTAT
- a CDS encoding MBL fold metallo-hydrolase, translated as MKEPQSVFPQVFAFPPNRKTLGGTAYLILEEAGNVLVDCPPWGQETADFLQQRGGVHWLFLTHRTAMAQVAALQAALDCIVVVQEQEAYLLPDLSCQSFRDGVSLGDRCQGFWTPGHSPGSACLYWAQEGGVLFSGRHLLPTTTGDPSPLRTSKTFHWTRQLQQVQGLLDRYNSQTLNHICPGASVGFLRGKRSCDRAYDRLKTLDWTALNQCPASADSSS; from the coding sequence GTGAAAGAACCTCAGTCTGTTTTTCCGCAGGTCTTTGCCTTTCCCCCCAACCGGAAGACGTTGGGCGGGACCGCTTACCTCATTCTAGAAGAGGCCGGAAATGTTCTGGTGGATTGTCCTCCTTGGGGGCAAGAAACAGCAGATTTCCTCCAGCAACGGGGGGGAGTGCATTGGCTCTTTCTGACCCACCGCACCGCCATGGCCCAGGTGGCAGCCTTACAAGCAGCCCTCGACTGTATTGTGGTGGTGCAGGAACAGGAAGCCTATTTATTGCCGGATTTATCCTGTCAGTCTTTTCGGGATGGGGTGTCCTTGGGCGATCGTTGCCAAGGATTCTGGACCCCCGGCCACTCCCCCGGATCGGCCTGTTTGTATTGGGCGCAGGAAGGGGGCGTGTTGTTTTCTGGTCGCCACCTCTTACCCACCACCACCGGGGATCCCTCTCCCCTGCGCACCAGCAAAACCTTCCATTGGACTCGCCAGTTACAGCAGGTGCAAGGGTTACTGGATCGCTATAATTCCCAAACCTTAAACCACATTTGCCCGGGAGCCAGTGTCGGCTTTTTGCGGGGGAAACGGAGCTGCGATCGGGCCTACGATCGCCTAAAAACCCTCGATTGGACGGCCCTAAACCAATGTCCTGCCTCTGCTGACAGTTCATCATGA
- a CDS encoding ribonuclease J → MIKAPTKPTLKIIPLGGLHEIGKNTCVLEYEDEIMLLDAGLGFPTDGMHGVNVVLPDITYLQENTHRIKGMIATHGHEDHIGGIAFHLKQFDIPVIYGPRLAMALLQGKLEEAGVLKRTILKTVMPRDVVRIGKYFEVEFIRNTHSIADSFTVAIRTPLGVVIHSGDFKVDHTPVDGEHFDLQRLAEYGEKGVLCLMSDSTNAEIPGFTPSERSVVPALDRVFAEAPNRLLVTTFASSVHRVNILLQLAEKHGRLVAVLGRSMLNVIAHARTLGYIKCKDELFVPMRQTRTIPDNKLLILTTGSQGEPLAALTRISNGEHHAVKIKKGDTVVFSANPIPGNTIAVVNTIDRIMRQGAHVVYGRNQGVHVSGHGCQEDHKLMLALTRPKFFLPVHGEHRMLIKHAATAQSMGIPAENMVIIDNGDVIELTPDSIRKSDQVTAGIALVDTSRVGMVDDHVLKERQQLAEDGIVTIMTLINQRGQLVQQPEVQCRGVILAGDRERMGNWAIREIDMVLKDHSADFRNAQTHGGGIQSIDWLGIQSHIERGLQQRLRRELKSRPIVMVMIQPVETPVASSFTVEDAVRAPIDPPIRNKVEPPTRAAAVEQPVRKIEEPVPVEQPVRKVEEPLPVPVGRIKRRSSAAAVMS, encoded by the coding sequence ATGATTAAAGCCCCCACAAAACCAACCCTGAAAATTATTCCCCTCGGTGGTTTGCATGAAATTGGCAAAAACACCTGCGTCCTTGAATATGAAGATGAAATCATGCTCCTGGATGCAGGGTTAGGATTCCCCACAGACGGGATGCATGGGGTCAATGTGGTGTTGCCGGATATCACCTACCTCCAGGAAAATACCCACAGAATTAAGGGCATGATTGCCACCCATGGCCACGAAGATCACATTGGGGGCATTGCCTTTCACCTGAAGCAATTTGATATTCCTGTTATTTATGGTCCTCGCTTAGCCATGGCCCTGCTCCAAGGCAAGTTGGAAGAAGCTGGAGTTTTAAAGCGCACGATCCTCAAAACGGTAATGCCCCGCGATGTGGTGCGCATTGGCAAATATTTTGAAGTGGAGTTTATCCGCAACACCCACTCCATTGCTGACAGTTTCACCGTAGCCATTCGCACGCCCCTGGGGGTGGTGATTCACAGTGGCGACTTCAAGGTTGACCACACCCCCGTGGATGGGGAACATTTTGACCTGCAACGGCTGGCGGAATATGGGGAAAAGGGAGTGCTCTGTTTAATGAGTGACTCCACCAATGCCGAGATCCCCGGCTTTACCCCATCGGAACGATCGGTGGTGCCCGCCCTCGATCGGGTCTTTGCGGAAGCGCCCAACCGCCTACTGGTGACCACCTTTGCCTCCTCGGTTCACCGGGTCAATATTTTGCTGCAACTGGCAGAAAAACACGGACGACTGGTGGCGGTGTTGGGCCGATCGATGCTCAATGTCATCGCCCATGCCCGCACCCTGGGCTATATCAAGTGTAAGGACGAGCTATTCGTCCCCATGCGCCAAACCCGCACTATTCCCGACAATAAACTGCTGATTTTGACCACGGGATCCCAGGGAGAACCCTTGGCGGCTTTAACCCGCATTTCCAACGGGGAACACCATGCGGTCAAAATCAAAAAAGGGGATACGGTGGTGTTCTCTGCCAACCCCATCCCCGGTAATACCATTGCTGTGGTCAATACCATCGATCGCATTATGCGCCAGGGTGCCCATGTGGTCTATGGTCGCAATCAGGGAGTCCATGTGTCCGGCCATGGTTGCCAAGAAGACCATAAACTGATGCTTGCCCTCACCCGTCCCAAGTTCTTCCTACCGGTCCATGGGGAACATCGGATGTTGATCAAACATGCAGCCACGGCCCAAAGCATGGGGATCCCGGCGGAAAACATGGTGATCATTGACAATGGGGATGTCATCGAATTGACCCCTGATTCAATCCGTAAGTCGGATCAGGTGACCGCTGGCATTGCCCTGGTGGATACCTCGCGGGTGGGCATGGTGGATGACCATGTGCTCAAGGAACGGCAGCAACTGGCGGAAGATGGCATTGTCACCATCATGACCCTGATCAATCAGCGGGGCCAACTGGTGCAACAGCCTGAAGTGCAGTGTCGTGGGGTCATTTTGGCGGGCGATCGCGAACGCATGGGCAATTGGGCTATCCGGGAAATTGACATGGTTCTCAAGGATCACAGTGCCGACTTCCGCAATGCCCAGACCCATGGCGGCGGAATCCAGAGCATTGATTGGCTGGGGATCCAGTCCCACATTGAGCGGGGTCTCCAGCAGCGGCTACGGCGGGAACTGAAGAGTCGTCCCATTGTGATGGTGATGATTCAACCGGTGGAAACCCCCGTAGCCAGTTCCTTTACCGTTGAAGACGCGGTTCGCGCGCCCATCGATCCCCCCATCCGCAATAAGGTTGAGCCACCGACCCGAGCCGCTGCCGTAGAACAGCCGGTGCGCAAAATCGAAGAACCCGTGCCCGTGGAACAGCCGGTGCGCAAAGTTGAGGAACCCCTACCCGTACCCGTAGGTCGCATTAAGCGCCGTTCCTCCGCCGCTGCGGTTATGTCGTAA
- a CDS encoding site-2 protease family protein has translation MILWFFFLLLALGWMTYSLLQRSIAAKGTTPLWILWLVMMAPALIWSLWTLVYGTQQPMPVALAIVPFLACPILYWVLLRQSLRNIQRQENQALGTVQAVATEPDGASPAPKVPRPLNQEEEADLNHCFPWSHFALHKVEYRLQAVICQGQLRSDPSAAYQRIQQNVKARFGDRFLVLLQENFQGQPFFALVPNPQKTTAPALDPDPPTAVGSLAPTPIYRPGLALSLLLMTLITTTLIGMVLAGVTPEEMSTLSDNSVLLLEGLPYSLTLLAVLGCHEFGHFFAARWHKVRTTLPYFIPIPFFLGTFGAFIQMRSPVPNRKALFDVSIAGPLAGLVVTLPCLWWGLHQSLVIERSDLSSLLNFESVDPWRSILLALVSRLALGDSLSNDVALQLHPVAIAGYLGLVITALNLMPVGQLDGGHIVHAMFGQRIGAIVGQVTRLFMLILSITQPDLLLWALLLLFMPVVDEPALNDVSELNNGRDLLGFLCLLLLLLIVLPAPQSLVSWLI, from the coding sequence ATGATTCTTTGGTTTTTCTTCTTATTATTAGCGTTGGGTTGGATGACCTACTCCCTCCTACAACGCAGCATTGCGGCTAAGGGCACCACTCCCCTGTGGATATTGTGGCTGGTCATGATGGCCCCGGCCCTGATCTGGTCTCTGTGGACCCTGGTGTACGGCACCCAGCAGCCCATGCCGGTGGCCCTGGCCATTGTGCCTTTTCTGGCGTGCCCCATTCTCTACTGGGTTCTGTTGCGCCAGAGCCTCCGCAACATCCAGCGCCAAGAGAACCAAGCCCTGGGGACGGTGCAAGCTGTGGCCACAGAACCCGACGGAGCTAGCCCTGCTCCCAAGGTGCCCCGGCCCCTGAACCAGGAGGAAGAGGCAGACCTGAACCATTGCTTTCCCTGGTCCCATTTCGCCCTCCATAAGGTGGAATATCGACTCCAGGCGGTGATTTGCCAGGGTCAACTCCGATCGGATCCCTCCGCTGCCTACCAACGGATTCAACAAAATGTGAAGGCTCGGTTTGGCGATCGCTTCCTGGTTCTCCTCCAGGAGAATTTCCAAGGTCAGCCCTTTTTTGCCCTAGTCCCCAACCCCCAGAAGACCACTGCCCCCGCCCTGGATCCTGACCCTCCCACGGCTGTAGGCTCCCTAGCCCCCACCCCTATCTATCGCCCTGGCTTAGCCCTCAGCCTCCTGCTCATGACCCTGATCACCACCACCTTAATTGGCATGGTCTTAGCCGGGGTGACCCCAGAGGAAATGAGTACACTGTCGGATAATTCCGTTCTGTTATTGGAAGGCTTGCCCTACAGCCTCACCCTGTTAGCCGTGCTGGGCTGCCACGAGTTTGGCCACTTTTTTGCGGCCCGCTGGCACAAAGTACGCACCACCCTGCCCTACTTCATCCCCATTCCCTTTTTCCTGGGAACCTTTGGGGCATTTATCCAAATGCGCTCCCCCGTCCCCAACCGGAAAGCCCTGTTTGATGTCAGCATTGCCGGACCCTTGGCGGGTTTGGTGGTGACCTTGCCCTGTCTCTGGTGGGGCTTACACCAATCCTTGGTCATTGAGCGATCGGATCTGTCCAGTCTGCTCAATTTTGAATCGGTGGATCCCTGGCGATCGATCCTGCTGGCCCTGGTCAGTCGTCTCGCCCTGGGTGACTCCCTCAGTAATGATGTGGCCCTACAACTACATCCCGTGGCGATCGCCGGTTACCTGGGCCTGGTGATCACCGCCCTTAATCTGATGCCCGTGGGACAACTGGACGGGGGCCACATCGTCCATGCCATGTTCGGCCAACGCATTGGGGCGATCGTCGGTCAAGTGACCCGTCTGTTCATGCTGATCCTCTCCATTACCCAACCGGACTTACTGCTGTGGGCCTTGCTCTTGCTGTTCATGCCCGTGGTGGATGAGCCTGCCCTCAACGATGTCAGCGAACTCAACAATGGCCGGGATCTCCTAGGCTTTCTCTGTCTGCTACTGCTGCTGTTGATTGTCTTGCCCGCGCCCCAGTCCCTGGTGTCATGGTTAATCTAA
- the speD gene encoding adenosylmethionine decarboxylase — translation MLKLLSGQLGDNSIAPIGTHCILELYGCPSKLLDDPAFITQALRDAAIAAESTLLGEIIHEFNPQGVTGLALLAESHISIHTWPEMNYAAVDVFTCGSSKPEKGCYFLMEILQASDHSLQVMKRRPPAIPSTRIPAVAMAG, via the coding sequence ATGCTGAAATTACTATCTGGCCAATTGGGGGATAATTCTATCGCTCCCATTGGAACCCACTGCATTCTGGAACTATATGGCTGTCCCAGTAAACTTCTGGACGATCCAGCCTTTATCACCCAAGCGTTACGGGATGCTGCGATCGCAGCAGAATCGACGCTACTCGGTGAAATCATTCATGAATTCAACCCCCAGGGGGTCACAGGTCTCGCACTGCTGGCTGAATCCCATATTTCCATCCATACCTGGCCGGAAATGAACTATGCAGCGGTAGATGTCTTTACCTGCGGCTCCTCGAAACCAGAAAAGGGGTGCTACTTCCTGATGGAAATTCTCCAAGCTAGCGACCATAGCCTCCAGGTTATGAAACGTCGCCCCCCTGCAATTCCTTCAACCCGCATCCCCGCAGTGGCCATGGCTGGATAA
- a CDS encoding SIMPL domain-containing protein, whose protein sequence is MLSSPSPIRLTSPLALGLYRPALGSWLRSLPLAVGLLVLPLAPGVLAQEALVRILTVTGQGEVRVATSRSAITLGVEVLAPTAAAAQAQAAQQSNAVVALLKDRKVDRLQTTGIQLNPRYNYNDGQQTLEGFSASNQVSFEVPTEQAGAIMDGAVKAGATRIDGLQFLADDTVLDAAQQQALQKATQSAQTQAQTVFNSLGLQSQEVVGIQINGASAPLPPGPLLRADVQTMAANVAPTPVVGGEQTVFATVTLQIRY, encoded by the coding sequence ATGCTATCTTCCCCGTCCCCCATCCGTTTGACCTCGCCCCTCGCCCTCGGCTTGTACCGCCCTGCCCTGGGTTCTTGGTTGCGATCGCTGCCCCTGGCCGTCGGACTGCTGGTGCTGCCCCTCGCTCCCGGTGTCCTGGCCCAAGAAGCCCTGGTGCGGATCCTAACCGTCACCGGCCAAGGGGAAGTGCGGGTGGCCACCAGTCGCAGTGCCATTACCCTAGGAGTCGAGGTGCTAGCCCCCACCGCCGCCGCCGCCCAAGCCCAAGCGGCCCAGCAATCGAACGCCGTGGTGGCCTTGCTCAAGGATCGTAAGGTCGATCGCCTCCAAACCACCGGTATTCAGCTCAATCCTCGCTATAACTACAACGATGGGCAACAGACCCTAGAGGGCTTCAGCGCCAGTAACCAGGTCAGCTTTGAAGTGCCCACGGAGCAGGCGGGAGCCATTATGGATGGAGCCGTGAAGGCGGGAGCGACCCGCATTGATGGGTTACAGTTTTTAGCGGATGATACTGTGCTGGATGCGGCTCAACAACAAGCCCTCCAAAAGGCCACCCAATCCGCCCAAACCCAAGCCCAAACCGTTTTCAACAGCCTAGGTCTCCAATCCCAAGAGGTGGTGGGTATCCAAATTAATGGAGCCAGTGCCCCCCTTCCCCCCGGACCCCTACTGCGGGCTGATGTGCAAACCATGGCGGCGAATGTAGCACCCACGCCAGTGGTGGGCGGGGAACAAACGGTTTTCGCCACGGTGACGCTGCAAATTCGCTATTAA